From Denitrovibrio acetiphilus DSM 12809, the proteins below share one genomic window:
- a CDS encoding M24 family metallopeptidase, whose translation MNLVPKEELQSRLTAFRKKMDEHNNGWNVAFIIDKVNLFYLTGTQQNGILVIPRSSDAVFFVRRSYQRAELESNFEKIVKINSFRDIPPVTGSLGKTVYIEKEFVPIAHFERINKYFGFEEIRSCDFALSAARAVKTKYELDIMRHAGILHRKTLEEYVPTVIREGINEKELAADIMHYMLDNGHHGVTRIAMFNTELFLGQVCFGENSMYYNTFDGPGGIKGISPAVPLFGNENRKLACDELVFVDIGFGIEGYHTDKTQVYAFGTLPDEVYEYQLRCVDILDATVSRLKPGAIPSKIYEDVLSEYDEEFLEYFMGVGDERVKFLGHGVGLVIDEYPVIAKGFDLPLEEHMVLAVEPKRGIPGVGLVGLENTYIVTDKGGVSLTGDNRDIIQI comes from the coding sequence TTGAACCTGGTACCGAAAGAGGAACTGCAAAGCCGTCTTACTGCTTTCAGAAAGAAAATGGATGAGCATAATAATGGGTGGAATGTTGCCTTTATTATCGATAAGGTCAATCTCTTTTACCTGACAGGCACTCAGCAGAATGGGATACTGGTTATCCCCAGAAGCTCCGATGCTGTCTTTTTTGTACGCAGAAGCTACCAAAGGGCAGAGCTTGAGTCGAATTTTGAAAAGATTGTTAAAATCAACTCGTTCAGGGACATTCCGCCTGTTACCGGTAGTTTAGGGAAGACAGTTTATATCGAAAAAGAATTTGTTCCTATTGCCCATTTTGAACGTATTAATAAGTATTTTGGATTTGAGGAGATCAGGTCATGTGATTTTGCGCTTTCTGCCGCACGGGCAGTAAAGACTAAGTATGAACTTGATATTATGCGGCATGCCGGCATCCTCCACAGGAAGACGCTTGAGGAGTATGTCCCCACGGTTATCAGAGAAGGGATAAACGAAAAGGAACTCGCAGCAGATATTATGCATTACATGCTGGATAACGGACATCACGGTGTAACCAGAATAGCTATGTTTAACACAGAGCTTTTTCTGGGGCAGGTTTGTTTCGGTGAAAATTCAATGTATTACAACACTTTTGACGGTCCCGGCGGTATAAAAGGCATCTCTCCTGCTGTTCCTCTTTTCGGCAACGAGAACAGGAAACTTGCCTGTGATGAGCTGGTGTTTGTAGACATCGGATTCGGTATTGAAGGCTATCATACGGACAAAACACAGGTCTATGCCTTCGGTACATTGCCTGACGAGGTCTATGAGTATCAACTGAGATGTGTGGATATTCTTGATGCCACTGTCAGCAGGCTGAAACCAGGTGCAATACCATCAAAGATATATGAAGATGTGCTTTCTGAGTATGATGAAGAATTTCTTGAGTATTTCATGGGAGTAGGGGACGAGCGTGTTAAATTTCTGGGGCATGGTGTCGGACTTGTAATAGACGAATATCCTGTTATCGCTAAGGGGTTTGACCTGCCACTTGAGGAGCATATGGTGCTTGCTGTTGAGCCCAAACGGGGCATCCCTGGTGTGGGGCTGGTTGGGCTTGAAAATACATATATTGTCACGGATAAAGGCGGTGTGAGTCTTACCGGTGACAACAGGGATATCATTCAGATCTGA